A single region of the Streptomyces sp. NBC_00236 genome encodes:
- a CDS encoding dolichyl-phosphate-mannose--protein mannosyltransferase — MTSTAPEARQGQDAGEQHGPEPTSWQQRLRRFGHFPRPGIGLRERLVPPYTRPGGQVWAVLAVPPPVAERLVRWSAWGGPLLVAAVAGVLRFWNLGSPHAVIFDETYYAKDSWALIKQGYEGSWPKDVDKLILNDPSQVPVPTDPGYVVHPPVGKWIIGIGEQLFGFTPFGWRFMVAVLGTLSVLMLCRIGRRLFRSTFLGCLAGALLAVDGLHFVMSRTALLDLVLMFFVLASFGCLLIDRDWARRKLAAALPVDEDGVLRPDAGIAEGLRLGWRPWRIAAGISLGLAFATKWNGLYIMVAFGLMTVLWDVGARRTAGAVQPYKAVLKRDLVPAFVSTVPVAVLTYLASWTGWIIHDDPDRHGYYRDWAATDGKGGNWTWLPDWLRSLWHYENQVYDFHVNLTSGHTYQSNPWSWIVLGRPVSYFYEEQHGCTRSATGKCAREVLALGTPLLWWAACFALLYVLWRWFFRRDWRAGAIACGVAAGWVPWFLYQERTIFLFYAVVFVPFLCLAVAMMIGAMLGPAAGTGEKHELGLAKDDPSGERRRTLGAVAAGVLVLLIIWNFIYFWPLYTGTPIPEDSWRDRMWLDTWI, encoded by the coding sequence GTGACGAGTACTGCGCCCGAAGCCCGGCAGGGCCAAGACGCCGGGGAACAGCACGGCCCGGAGCCGACTTCCTGGCAGCAGCGGCTGCGCCGCTTCGGCCATTTCCCGCGCCCCGGTATCGGGTTGCGGGAGCGGCTGGTTCCGCCGTACACCCGCCCCGGGGGCCAGGTGTGGGCGGTGCTCGCGGTGCCCCCGCCGGTCGCGGAGCGGCTGGTGCGGTGGTCGGCCTGGGGCGGTCCGCTGCTGGTCGCGGCGGTCGCCGGGGTGCTGCGGTTCTGGAACCTGGGCAGCCCGCACGCGGTGATATTCGATGAGACGTACTACGCCAAGGACTCGTGGGCGCTCATCAAGCAGGGCTACGAGGGGTCGTGGCCCAAGGACGTCGACAAGCTGATCCTCAACGACCCGTCGCAGGTGCCGGTCCCGACCGATCCCGGATATGTGGTGCACCCGCCGGTCGGCAAGTGGATCATCGGGATCGGTGAGCAGCTGTTCGGGTTCACGCCGTTCGGCTGGCGGTTCATGGTCGCCGTGCTCGGCACGCTGTCCGTGCTGATGCTGTGCCGGATCGGCCGCAGGCTGTTCCGCTCGACGTTCCTGGGCTGTCTGGCGGGCGCGCTGCTCGCGGTGGACGGGCTGCACTTCGTGATGAGCCGTACCGCGCTGCTCGACCTGGTGCTGATGTTCTTCGTGCTGGCCTCGTTCGGCTGTCTGCTGATCGACCGGGACTGGGCCAGGCGCAAGCTCGCCGCCGCGCTGCCCGTCGACGAGGACGGCGTGCTGCGGCCGGACGCCGGGATCGCGGAGGGGCTGCGGCTGGGCTGGCGCCCGTGGCGGATCGCGGCCGGGATCTCCCTCGGCCTGGCCTTCGCCACCAAGTGGAACGGGCTGTACATCATGGTCGCGTTCGGCCTGATGACCGTGCTGTGGGACGTGGGCGCGCGGCGGACGGCGGGCGCGGTGCAGCCGTACAAGGCGGTACTGAAGCGGGACCTGGTACCGGCGTTCGTCTCCACGGTGCCGGTGGCGGTCCTCACGTACCTCGCTTCCTGGACCGGCTGGATCATCCACGACGACCCCGACCGGCACGGCTACTACCGGGACTGGGCGGCGACCGACGGCAAGGGCGGCAACTGGACCTGGCTGCCGGACTGGCTGCGCAGCCTGTGGCACTACGAGAACCAGGTCTACGACTTCCATGTGAACCTGACGTCCGGTCACACCTACCAGTCCAATCCGTGGAGCTGGATCGTGCTGGGCCGGCCCGTCTCGTACTTCTACGAGGAGCAGCACGGCTGCACCCGGTCGGCGACCGGCAAGTGCGCACGCGAGGTGCTGGCGCTCGGAACGCCCCTGCTGTGGTGGGCCGCCTGCTTCGCCCTGCTGTACGTGCTGTGGCGCTGGTTCTTCCGCCGCGACTGGCGTGCGGGCGCGATCGCCTGCGGCGTGGCCGCGGGATGGGTGCCGTGGTTCCTGTACCAGGAACGCACCATTTTCCTTTTCTACGCGGTCGTGTTCGTGCCGTTCCTCTGCCTGGCGGTCGCGATGATGATCGGCGCGATGCTGGGCCCGGCGGCGGGCACCGGCGAGAAGCACGAACTGGGCCTGGCCAAGGACGATCCGTCAGGTGAACGACGCCGGACGCTGGGGGCCGTCGCGGCCGGCGTACTGGTCCTCCTGATCATCTGGAATTTCATTTACTTCTGGCCGCTGTATACGGGGACCCCGATTCCGGAGGATTCCTGGCGGGACCGCATGTGGCTGGATACCTGGATTTGA
- a CDS encoding penicillin-binding transpeptidase domain-containing protein, which yields MRSGVKVAVVGGVFAVVVGGVGYGAYNVLDGLGNSGVGGGSDTKATSTEVKTGPVTEEEIAETSKAFLAAWAKGDAAVAAELTNNKGDAEPALAGYSASAHVTRALITPGPATGSKVPYTVKATVSYEGRTKPWTYASELTVVRGLTTGRPLVDWVPSVIHPELGKGESLETGESKTASIEAVDRNGNVLTKEKYPSLGGILDELRKKYGQKAGGTTGIETWINSANADGVDKTLLTLVKGKPGRLRTTLDAGIQAAAESAVKKYAESSVAAVEPSTGAIRAIANNRADGYDAARKASVAPGSTMKIVTAAMIIQNGLGSADSPVECPSSLTWMGVPFHNLNNFDMSNPTLKTAFARSCNTAFIKPIKPLDDKDKADTALGDEASRYFGIGQNWQTGIVTVDGSVPPSQGAETAASFIGQGKVQMNPLNMASITATAVNGQFLQPYIVPRDLDNRKFAVASRLPGGVSAQLKEMLHYTATWNQGTATAAMAGVSENKGGKTGSAEIDGHATSDSWFTGFSNDLAAAALVQSGGHGGDAAGPIVAAVLRAGQ from the coding sequence ATGCGCAGTGGAGTGAAGGTGGCCGTGGTCGGCGGGGTGTTCGCCGTCGTGGTCGGCGGCGTCGGGTACGGGGCGTACAACGTCCTGGACGGGCTCGGCAACAGCGGGGTCGGGGGCGGTTCGGACACCAAGGCCACGTCCACCGAGGTGAAGACGGGCCCGGTCACCGAGGAGGAGATCGCCGAGACGTCGAAGGCGTTCCTCGCCGCATGGGCGAAGGGCGACGCGGCCGTCGCGGCCGAACTCACCAACAACAAGGGCGATGCCGAGCCCGCACTGGCCGGCTACAGCGCGTCCGCCCATGTCACCCGGGCCCTGATCACGCCGGGCCCGGCGACCGGCTCGAAGGTGCCGTACACGGTCAAGGCGACGGTCTCCTACGAGGGCAGGACGAAGCCCTGGACGTACGCCTCCGAGCTCACCGTCGTACGCGGTCTGACCACGGGCCGCCCGCTCGTCGACTGGGTTCCCTCCGTGATCCATCCGGAGCTGGGCAAGGGCGAGTCGCTGGAGACCGGCGAGTCGAAGACCGCGTCGATCGAGGCCGTAGACCGCAACGGCAACGTGCTCACCAAGGAGAAGTACCCGTCGCTGGGCGGCATTCTGGACGAGCTGCGCAAGAAGTACGGCCAGAAGGCCGGCGGCACCACGGGCATCGAGACGTGGATCAACAGCGCGAACGCCGACGGCGTGGACAAGACGCTGCTGACCCTGGTCAAGGGGAAGCCGGGCCGGCTGAGGACGACGCTGGACGCGGGGATCCAGGCGGCGGCCGAGAGCGCCGTGAAGAAGTACGCCGAATCGTCCGTGGCGGCCGTCGAACCGTCGACCGGTGCAATACGTGCCATCGCCAACAACCGGGCGGACGGCTACGACGCGGCGCGGAAGGCCTCGGTGGCACCCGGCTCGACGATGAAGATCGTGACAGCCGCGATGATCATCCAGAACGGTCTCGGCAGCGCCGACTCTCCGGTCGAGTGTCCGTCCTCCCTGACGTGGATGGGCGTGCCCTTCCACAACCTGAACAACTTCGACATGTCGAACCCCACGTTGAAGACAGCTTTCGCCCGGTCCTGCAACACCGCGTTCATCAAGCCGATCAAGCCGCTGGACGACAAGGACAAGGCCGACACGGCGCTCGGCGACGAGGCCTCGCGGTACTTCGGGATCGGTCAGAACTGGCAGACGGGCATCGTCACGGTCGACGGCTCGGTGCCGCCCTCGCAGGGCGCGGAGACGGCTGCGTCGTTCATCGGCCAGGGCAAGGTCCAGATGAACCCGCTGAACATGGCGTCCATCACCGCCACCGCCGTCAACGGCCAGTTCCTCCAGCCCTACATCGTCCCGAGGGACCTGGACAACCGGAAGTTCGCCGTCGCGAGCCGGCTGCCGGGCGGGGTGTCGGCGCAGCTGAAGGAGATGCTGCACTACACGGCAACCTGGAACCAGGGCACGGCGACCGCCGCGATGGCGGGCGTGAGCGAAAACAAGGGCGGCAAGACGGGCTCGGCGGAGATCGACGGTCACGCCACGTCCGACAGCTGGTTCACCGGCTTCAGCAACGACCTGGCGGCGGCGGCCCTCGTCCAGTCCGGCGGCCACGGCGGGGACGCGGCCGGCCCGATCGTCGCCGCGGTCCTGCGCGCGGGGCAGTGA
- a CDS encoding EamA family transporter yields the protein MTPLVAMAVLTAAFTHAGWNAIAHAIKDQLLSFTLISGGGVLIGAAAACFVPFPAAEAWPYLIVSAALHVAYMLLLMRSFTLGDFGQMYPIARGTAPLVVTVLAAVFVGERPDGWATAGVAVASAGLVGLALWGIRGSGKRPQWPAILAALATGLAIAGYTTVDGVGVRASGSSLGYVAWLMILEGIAIPLYALCRRRSALPAQLRPYAVRGLLGAALSVTAYGLVLWAQTRAALAPVAALRESSIIVGAAIGAVFFKERFGAPRIAAAGLMVVGIGLMLHTS from the coding sequence GTGACACCGCTCGTCGCCATGGCCGTCCTGACGGCCGCTTTCACCCACGCCGGCTGGAACGCCATCGCGCATGCGATCAAGGACCAGTTGCTCTCCTTCACCCTGATCTCCGGGGGCGGCGTGCTGATCGGCGCAGCCGCCGCCTGCTTCGTCCCGTTCCCGGCCGCGGAGGCCTGGCCGTACCTGATCGTGTCCGCCGCCCTGCACGTGGCGTACATGCTGCTGCTGATGCGGTCGTTCACGCTCGGCGACTTCGGCCAGATGTATCCGATCGCGCGCGGCACTGCGCCGCTCGTGGTCACCGTCCTGGCCGCCGTCTTCGTGGGCGAGCGCCCGGACGGCTGGGCCACGGCAGGGGTCGCGGTCGCCTCGGCGGGACTGGTCGGGCTGGCCCTCTGGGGCATCCGCGGCTCCGGCAAGCGCCCCCAGTGGCCCGCGATCCTGGCCGCGCTCGCCACGGGCCTGGCCATCGCCGGATACACCACGGTCGACGGCGTCGGCGTGCGCGCCTCGGGCAGTTCGCTCGGGTACGTCGCCTGGCTGATGATCCTCGAAGGCATCGCCATCCCCCTCTACGCCCTCTGCCGGCGCCGCTCCGCCCTCCCGGCCCAGCTCCGCCCGTACGCGGTACGGGGCCTGCTGGGCGCGGCCCTGTCGGTGACGGCGTACGGACTCGTCCTGTGGGCGCAGACCCGTGCGGCACTCGCCCCGGTGGCGGCGCTGCGTGAGTCGTCGATCATCGTCGGCGCGGCGATCGGCGCGGTGTTCTTCAAGGAACGCTTCGGCGCCCCGCGCATCGCGGCGGCCGGGCTGATGGTGGTGGGGATCGGGCTGATGCTGCACACGAGTTGA
- a CDS encoding DUF1996 domain-containing protein, translating to MPRRSRTLTGLLLFTSLTLTTAGIAGIAATANASPETPAAAAGAHAEHAAYSMPGMPGMPASTRASGDDPDGDGYIMADPPVTGVTPSTKVPPPAYFHEFQAKCAPTHTAPDDPIVYPGQPGKSHDHTFMGNTTTNANTTTASLETGDTTCLAPGDKSGYWMPSLFDGDTKILPEGVQTIYYKSGVTDYTSVRPFPRGLRYVVGSPMQTQEEFKNLKGTVEGWECGDSFKNYDFPATCPDRRDVQLNLRLQAPSCWDGIHLDTPDHKSHMAYPVAGGANYNSCPADHPVALPMIEFKMAWPVNGDMSQVRLASGAGFSFHYDFMNGWDAATLDAMVTHCVKGGLQCDPRGYDENHPGQGAVLDQNYELP from the coding sequence ATGCCCCGGAGGTCGAGAACCCTCACCGGACTGCTCTTGTTCACCTCGCTGACCCTGACCACGGCAGGGATCGCCGGTATCGCGGCGACAGCGAACGCCTCTCCCGAGACGCCGGCCGCGGCGGCGGGCGCGCACGCGGAACACGCCGCGTACTCCATGCCGGGCATGCCCGGCATGCCCGCGTCCACCCGGGCCTCCGGCGACGATCCGGACGGGGACGGCTACATCATGGCCGACCCGCCCGTCACCGGGGTCACCCCCTCGACGAAGGTCCCGCCGCCGGCGTACTTCCACGAGTTCCAGGCCAAGTGCGCCCCGACGCACACCGCCCCGGACGACCCGATCGTCTACCCGGGGCAGCCCGGAAAGTCCCACGACCACACGTTCATGGGCAACACCACCACGAACGCGAACACCACCACCGCCTCACTGGAGACGGGTGACACCACCTGTCTGGCACCCGGCGACAAGTCCGGTTACTGGATGCCGAGTCTGTTCGACGGGGACACGAAGATCCTCCCCGAAGGCGTCCAGACCATCTACTACAAGTCGGGCGTCACCGACTACACCAGCGTGCGGCCCTTCCCCCGGGGGCTGCGGTACGTCGTCGGCAGCCCGATGCAGACCCAGGAGGAGTTCAAGAACCTCAAGGGCACCGTCGAGGGCTGGGAGTGCGGCGACAGCTTCAAGAACTACGACTTCCCGGCGACCTGCCCCGACCGTCGGGACGTCCAGCTCAACCTGCGCCTCCAGGCCCCCAGTTGCTGGGACGGCATCCACCTGGACACGCCCGACCACAAGAGCCACATGGCGTATCCGGTGGCGGGGGGCGCCAACTACAACTCGTGCCCGGCCGACCACCCCGTCGCCCTGCCGATGATCGAGTTCAAGATGGCCTGGCCGGTCAACGGTGACATGTCGCAGGTGAGACTGGCGAGCGGCGCCGGATTCTCCTTCCACTACGACTTCATGAACGGCTGGGACGCCGCCACGCTCGACGCGATGGTCACCCACTGCGTCAAGGGCGGCCTGCAGTGCGACCCGCGCGGCTACGACGAGAACCACCCCGGCCAGGGTGCCGTGCTCGACCAGAACTACGAACTGCCGTAG
- a CDS encoding discoidin domain-containing protein, which produces MHRPPTRRVKRLVAPLAPAALLGGGLLAVQAPAAQAAGTVVKVTGSQGAWQLTVDGSPYTVKGLTWGPSVADAQKYLPDVKSMGVNTIRTWGTDATSKPLFDTAAANGIKVIAGFWLQPGGGPGSGGCVDYLTDTQYKNDMLAEFPQWVDTYKDNPGVLMWNVGNESTLGLQNCYGGDELEAQRNAYTTFVNDIAKKIHEVDPDHPVTSTDAWTGAWPYYKKNAPDLDLYAVNAYNAVCDIKSDWEQGGYDKPYIVTETGPAGEWEVDDDANGVPAEPTDVAKGEGYEKAWGCVTGHTGVALGATMFHYGVENDFGGVWFNLLPGGEKRLSYYAVKKAYGADTSGDNTPPVITDMAVEGATTGVPTGSDMRISTRTSDPDGDAITYQVLFSSNYIDQNKALVPAETKDNGDGTLTAKAPSRTGVYKAYVKATDGKGNVGIETKSVKVIPPKVDGTNVSQGKAATASTFQTDPTGGCPCGAANAVDGKFDTRWASDWSDPQWVQVDLGASTTFKHVQLAWDPAFGKAYDIQTSEDGQNWTTVKSVTDGNGDIDDIDVNGTGRYVRINGTARGSGYGYSLYEFGVYN; this is translated from the coding sequence ATGCACCGTCCCCCCACCCGCAGGGTCAAACGCCTGGTGGCACCACTGGCGCCGGCAGCCCTGCTCGGCGGCGGTCTGCTCGCCGTCCAGGCACCCGCGGCCCAGGCGGCCGGCACCGTCGTGAAGGTCACCGGCTCGCAGGGCGCCTGGCAGCTGACCGTGGACGGTTCGCCGTACACGGTCAAGGGCCTCACCTGGGGTCCCTCGGTCGCCGACGCGCAGAAGTACCTGCCCGACGTGAAGTCCATGGGCGTCAACACCATCCGCACCTGGGGCACCGACGCCACCAGCAAACCGCTCTTCGACACGGCGGCGGCCAACGGCATCAAGGTGATCGCCGGCTTCTGGCTCCAGCCCGGCGGCGGCCCCGGCAGCGGTGGCTGCGTCGACTACCTGACGGACACGCAGTACAAGAACGACATGCTCGCCGAGTTCCCCCAGTGGGTCGACACCTACAAGGACAACCCCGGTGTACTCATGTGGAACGTCGGCAACGAGTCGACGCTCGGCCTCCAGAACTGTTACGGCGGCGACGAACTGGAGGCCCAGCGCAACGCGTACACCACCTTCGTCAACGACATCGCGAAGAAGATCCACGAGGTCGACCCCGACCACCCGGTGACCTCGACCGACGCCTGGACCGGCGCCTGGCCCTACTACAAGAAGAACGCCCCGGACCTCGACCTGTACGCGGTCAACGCCTACAACGCGGTCTGCGACATCAAGTCCGACTGGGAGCAGGGCGGTTACGACAAGCCCTACATCGTCACCGAGACGGGCCCGGCCGGTGAGTGGGAGGTCGACGACGACGCGAACGGCGTCCCGGCCGAGCCCACCGATGTGGCCAAGGGCGAGGGGTACGAGAAGGCGTGGGGCTGCGTCACCGGGCACACCGGGGTCGCGCTCGGCGCCACGATGTTCCACTACGGCGTCGAGAACGACTTCGGCGGCGTGTGGTTCAACCTGCTGCCCGGCGGCGAGAAGCGTCTTTCGTACTACGCCGTGAAGAAGGCGTACGGCGCCGACACCTCGGGCGACAACACCCCGCCGGTGATCACGGACATGGCGGTGGAGGGTGCCACCACCGGCGTCCCCACCGGCAGCGACATGAGGATCAGCACGCGCACCAGTGACCCGGACGGCGACGCGATCACCTACCAGGTCCTCTTCAGCAGCAACTACATCGACCAGAACAAGGCGCTGGTCCCCGCCGAGACCAAGGACAACGGTGACGGCACGCTGACCGCGAAGGCGCCGAGCAGGACCGGTGTCTACAAGGCCTATGTGAAGGCCACGGACGGCAAGGGCAACGTGGGCATCGAGACGAAGTCGGTCAAGGTGATCCCACCGAAGGTGGACGGGACGAACGTGTCCCAGGGCAAGGCGGCCACCGCGTCCACCTTCCAGACCGACCCGACGGGCGGCTGCCCGTGCGGTGCGGCCAACGCGGTGGACGGGAAGTTCGACACCCGCTGGGCCAGTGACTGGAGCGACCCGCAGTGGGTCCAGGTCGACCTCGGCGCCTCGACGACGTTCAAGCACGTCCAGCTCGCCTGGGACCCGGCGTTCGGCAAGGCGTACGACATCCAGACGTCCGAGGACGGTCAGAACTGGACGACGGTGAAGTCGGTGACCGACGGGAACGGCGACATCGACGACATCGACGTCAACGGCACCGGCCGCTACGTGCGGATCAACGGCACGGCCCGCGGCTCCGGTTACGGCTACTCGCTGTACGAGTTCGGCGTCTACAACTGA
- a CDS encoding DoxX family protein, with protein MRVTRLDRAQPYALSMFRFVVGLLLTCHGAASLFGVLGRPMLSADSWPGWYAAVTRPAGGILVALGRGTRTAAFLGSGSMPFAYFDVHQQAGLLPMQNGGEAAVLFCWTLLLLVFTGPGVPAVDRLPLFRGATRESTRPQREQHPGAPA; from the coding sequence ATGAGGGTCACTCGCCTCGACCGGGCTCAGCCGTATGCGCTCAGCATGTTCCGGTTCGTCGTCGGGCTGCTCCTCACCTGCCACGGAGCCGCGTCGCTCTTCGGCGTGCTCGGCAGGCCGATGCTCTCCGCCGACAGCTGGCCGGGGTGGTACGCGGCCGTCACCAGGCCGGCCGGCGGCATCCTGGTGGCGCTCGGCCGCGGTACGAGAACGGCCGCGTTCCTGGGCTCCGGCTCCATGCCGTTCGCGTACTTCGATGTGCACCAGCAGGCAGGCCTGCTGCCGATGCAGAACGGCGGCGAGGCGGCGGTCCTCTTCTGCTGGACGCTGCTCCTGCTCGTGTTCACCGGTCCGGGCGTGCCGGCCGTGGACCGGCTGCCCCTCTTCCGCGGAGCCACCCGGGAGAGTACGCGGCCACAGCGGGAACAGCACCCGGGTGCGCCCGCCTGA
- a CDS encoding RNA polymerase sigma factor — protein MDPDEDLLARSAREPTAFEPLVARHSPALHGYLVRRAPAAADDLLSEVWLQAYAHRETFDAARGSARGWLFGVARNVLSRHRQAAARAAAREQQHPDATAADPWQAVDQRLDAATVGPELREKIGGLPAVERELLLLVAWEQLTPVEAAAVVGIPAGTARSRLHRARARLRDGLSGTTRTTLTGDFA, from the coding sequence ATGGACCCGGACGAGGATCTGCTGGCTCGCTCCGCACGCGAGCCGACGGCCTTCGAGCCGCTGGTCGCCCGGCACTCCCCGGCCCTGCACGGTTACCTCGTGCGCCGCGCCCCGGCAGCCGCCGACGACCTGCTCTCCGAGGTGTGGCTCCAGGCGTACGCCCACCGTGAGACGTTCGACGCCGCGCGCGGCTCAGCCAGGGGCTGGCTGTTCGGGGTCGCCAGGAACGTACTGTCCCGGCACCGGCAGGCCGCGGCACGCGCCGCCGCCCGCGAGCAGCAGCACCCCGACGCCACGGCGGCGGACCCGTGGCAGGCCGTCGACCAGCGCCTGGACGCCGCCACTGTCGGACCGGAGCTGCGCGAGAAGATCGGCGGACTCCCCGCGGTCGAGCGCGAGTTGTTGCTGCTCGTGGCCTGGGAGCAACTGACCCCCGTGGAGGCCGCCGCCGTCGTCGGCATACCCGCCGGCACCGCCCGTTCCCGTCTGCACCGGGCCCGCGCCCGGCTGCGCGACGGGCTCTCCGGAACCACCCGTACGACCCTGACGGGAGACTTCGCATGA
- a CDS encoding SDR family NAD(P)-dependent oxidoreductase, with translation MTSAALSRFHGHRVLITGAGQGIGAATARRLAAEGARVLVTDLDGDRAQAIASEIRESGGAADPLTCDVADRAAVEAAVEHAVSLFGGLDVLVNNAYACTPDAPLFEDEPDEVWQRDLDVTLSGAYRCSRAALPHLAASGRGAIVSIGSVNGVQDFGNHAYSAAKAGLASLTRTLAGHAGPRGVRVNLVTPGTVRTGGWAGREAQLARVSGLYPLGRVGEPEDIAAAVAFLASSDAAWITGTTLCVDGGLTAVNTGFRQALSE, from the coding sequence ATGACTTCTGCCGCGCTTTCGCGCTTCCACGGACACCGCGTCCTCATCACCGGCGCCGGCCAGGGCATCGGCGCCGCCACCGCCCGCAGGCTGGCCGCCGAGGGCGCCCGGGTCCTGGTCACCGACCTCGACGGCGACCGGGCGCAGGCCATTGCGTCGGAGATCCGGGAGAGCGGCGGCGCGGCCGACCCACTGACCTGCGACGTCGCCGACCGGGCGGCCGTCGAGGCGGCGGTGGAGCATGCCGTCTCCCTGTTCGGCGGGCTCGACGTGCTGGTCAACAACGCCTACGCGTGCACCCCGGACGCCCCGCTCTTCGAGGACGAGCCGGACGAGGTCTGGCAGCGCGACCTGGACGTCACGCTCTCCGGCGCCTACCGCTGCTCGCGTGCCGCACTCCCGCATCTCGCCGCCTCCGGCCGGGGCGCGATCGTGAGCATCGGCTCGGTCAACGGGGTGCAGGACTTCGGTAACCACGCCTACAGCGCCGCCAAGGCGGGCCTGGCGAGCCTCACCCGTACCCTCGCCGGCCACGCGGGGCCGCGCGGGGTGCGGGTCAACCTGGTCACGCCCGGCACGGTCCGCACCGGTGGCTGGGCCGGCCGTGAGGCCCAACTGGCCCGGGTGAGCGGCCTCTACCCGCTCGGCCGGGTCGGCGAACCGGAGGACATCGCGGCGGCCGTCGCCTTCCTCGCCTCGTCCGACGCGGCGTGGATCACCGGCACGACGCTGTGCGTGGACGGCGGGCTGACCGCGGTGAACACGGGCTTCCGACAGGCGCTCAGCGAGTAG
- a CDS encoding serine hydrolase domain-containing protein, whose product MDVRGTAAPGFEPVRDAFIRNFEQRGDRGAAVTVYRHGQKVVDLWAGTRDVDGAEPWAVDTVQVVRSAGKGIAAAVPLLLHQRGQIDLHAPVGTYWPEFKANGKERVLVRHLLAHRAGIPALDHPLTPDEAADGVSGPRAVAAQRPEWEPGTDHGYHAQTYSWLVGELVRRVTGRTVGRWVAEEIARPLGLDFWFGIPADEAHRVGRIGPVEPPAGDGTGALRMRPKRSVVDAYRDPDSLTRRAFGAIDPLPDENDPGYRAAELPASNGIATARGLARCYAAMIGPVDGHRLFAPATLTLARTEESAGPDRVLVVGTRFGLGYMLHGPAAPLLAPGSFGHPGRGGSLGFADPESGIAFGYVTNGLQKGVTADPRAQALVRALRSAL is encoded by the coding sequence GTGGACGTACGGGGCACGGCAGCGCCCGGATTCGAACCGGTCCGGGATGCTTTCATCCGTAACTTCGAACAGCGTGGCGACCGCGGGGCAGCGGTCACCGTCTACCGGCACGGGCAGAAGGTCGTCGACCTGTGGGCCGGCACCAGAGACGTCGACGGAGCCGAACCGTGGGCCGTCGACACCGTGCAGGTCGTCCGCTCGGCCGGCAAGGGCATCGCCGCCGCCGTTCCGTTGCTGCTGCACCAGCGCGGCCAGATCGACCTGCACGCCCCGGTCGGCACGTACTGGCCGGAGTTCAAGGCGAACGGCAAGGAACGCGTCCTCGTCCGCCACCTCCTCGCCCACCGGGCCGGAATCCCGGCGCTGGACCACCCCCTGACACCGGACGAGGCGGCCGACGGGGTGAGCGGGCCGCGCGCGGTCGCCGCGCAGCGCCCCGAGTGGGAGCCCGGCACCGACCACGGCTACCACGCCCAGACCTACAGCTGGCTCGTCGGCGAACTGGTGCGGCGCGTCACCGGCCGGACCGTCGGCCGCTGGGTCGCCGAGGAGATCGCCCGCCCGCTCGGCCTGGACTTCTGGTTCGGCATCCCGGCGGACGAGGCACACCGGGTGGGCCGGATCGGCCCGGTCGAACCGCCCGCGGGCGACGGCACGGGCGCGCTGCGGATGCGCCCCAAGCGCTCGGTCGTCGACGCCTACCGCGACCCGGACTCGCTGACCCGCCGGGCGTTCGGCGCCATCGACCCGCTCCCCGACGAGAACGACCCCGGCTACCGGGCCGCCGAACTCCCCGCGTCCAACGGCATCGCCACCGCCCGCGGCCTGGCCCGCTGCTACGCAGCGATGATCGGCCCGGTCGACGGTCACCGGCTGTTCGCCCCGGCCACCCTCACCCTGGCCCGTACCGAGGAGTCGGCGGGGCCGGACCGGGTCCTGGTCGTGGGTACCCGCTTCGGCCTCGGCTACATGCTGCACGGACCGGCGGCCCCGCTGCTCGCCCCGGGCTCCTTCGGGCACCCCGGCCGGGGCGGCTCGCTGGGGTTCGCGGACCCCGAATCCGGCATCGCCTTCGGCTATGTGACGAACGGTCTGCAGAAGGGAGTCACCGCCGACCCCCGTGCCCAGGCGCTGGTGCGCGCACTACGTTCGGCCCTATGA